Proteins from a genomic interval of Zingiber officinale cultivar Zhangliang chromosome 1B, Zo_v1.1, whole genome shotgun sequence:
- the LOC121982546 gene encoding thiamine-repressible mitochondrial transport protein THI74-like: protein MDQLCESVRKWMKADSWCWTLGLIYIFAVATIWIAASYIVQSVVDSGVSPFLVTYICNSLFVIYIPIVEIGRYFENSSEKFKSWFTFKSNPDLQQSNDLENVNLLQDGDHKVHPHVVSHVMVENTSEITVSVQDPDSILYNRNGSVFEQGPIVLIDDHSKQVDSKGRWTRTRIAIVSLLICPFWFFAQLTFNLSLKYTTVTSNTILSSTSSLFTFLVALAFLGETFTWLKLTGVLLCMGGTIMVSLADSKNGINVVASNPLFGDILALFSAALYSIYITLIRKKLPDEEKGEGQVSTAQFLGFIGLFNLIIFLPVALFLYLTRLEQFNKLNWQQFGLIVGKGLMDNVLSDYLWVKAMQLTTTTVATAGLSVQVPMAVVVDTLIGKAPNLLECFGAVAIMIGFVGINIPSNDSPSTPITQQESMVLGNAHLELEPNGGTVDTE, encoded by the exons ATGGATCAGCTGTGCGAATCAGTTCGAAAGTGGATGAAGGCAGATTCATGGTGTTGGACTTTAGGATTGATATATATTTTTGCAGTGGCCACAATATGGATTGCTGCAAGCTATATAGTACAATCTGTTGTTGACTCTGGTGTTTCTCCTTTCTTGGTCACTTATATCTGCAACTCATTATTTGTAATTTACATCCCTATTGTCGAAATTGGTCGGTATTTTGAGAATTCAAGTGAAAAATTTAAATCATGGTTCACATTCAAGAGTAATCCTGATCTTCAGCAATCTAATGATCTGGAGAATGTAAATCTTCTACAAGATGGtgatcataaggttcatcctcaTGTGGTCAGTCATGTCATGGTGGAAAATACATCAGAAATTACTGTCAGCGTTCAAGATCCAGATAGCATACTGTATAACCGTAATGGATCAGTCTTTGAGCAAGGGCCAATTGTTCTCATTGATGATCACAGTAAACAAGTGGATTCAAAGGGACGTTGGACTCGTACTCGCATTGCTATAGTCAGCTTGTTGATTTGCCCCTTTTGGTTCTTTGCTCAACTAACCTTCAATCTCTCACTCAAGTACACTACTGTCACA TCAAATACTATTTTAAGCAGCACATCGAGCCTTTTCACCTTCTTGGTTGCCTTAGCTTTCCTAGGAGAAACATTCACATGGCTGAAGCTAACAGGTGTTCTGCTTTGCATGGGAGGAACTATAATGGTGAGTCTAGCTGATTCGAAGAATGGAATCAATGTGGTTGCATCAAATCCTCTCTTTGGAGACATTTTGGCTCTCTTTTCAGCTGCTCTATATTCTATTTATATCACACTTATTCGTAAAAAGTTGCCGGATGAGGAAAAAGGAGAAGGTCAAGTTAGCACCGCACAGTTTCTTGGATTCATTGGTCTATTTAATCTTATCATATTTCTGCctgttgctttatttttatatctCACACGATTGGAGCAATTTAACAAGCTTAACTGGCAACAATTTGGTCTTATTGTTGGAAAAG GTTTAATGGATAATGTGCTCAGTGATTACCTCTGGGTGAAGGCTATGCAATTAACCACAACCACTGTCGCCACTGCTGGTCTCTCAGTTCAAGTCCCAATGGCTGTAGTCGTGGATACTCTCATTGGCAAAGCGCCTAACCTATTGGAGTGCTTCGGAGCTGTTGCCATTATGATAGGGTTTGTAGGGATCAACATCCCATCCAATGATTCACCCAGCACTCCAATCACCCAACAAGAAAGCATGGTTTTAGGCAATGCCCATCTTGAGTTGGAACCGAATGGAGGCACTGTCGATACTGAATGA